GTCCATGGCGCCGCCCATGCCCTTGACCATTTTTCCGGGGATCATCCAGTTGGCGAGATCGCCATTTTGCGCCACTTCCATCGCGCCCAATATGGCAAGGTCGATATGGCCGCCACGGATCATGCCGAAGCTGTCGGCTGAGGAGAAATAGGAGCTTTCGGACAATTCGGTGATGGTCTGCTTGCCGGCATTGATCAGGTCAGGGTCTTCATCGCCCGGCAACGGGAAGGGCCCCATGGCAAGCATCCCGTTTTCCGATTGCAGGATCACGTCCATGTCGTCGGCTATGTAATTGGCCACCAAAGTCGGTATGCCGATGCCGAGATTGACGTAGAAACCGTCTTCCAGTTCCTGCGCGGCGCGGCGGGCCATGTCTTCGCGTGACCAGGGCATCAGGCATTCTCCTGCCGGTTGGTGACGAATTCGATTCGCTTGGGCACCGCCGCCTTGACAATGCGCTGCACGAAGATGCCCGGCGTATGCACCTGGTCCGGCGGGATGGCCCCGTTGGGCACAATCTCTTCGACCTCGACAATGGTCAGCCGGGCGCAGGTTGCCATCATCGGGTTGAAATTGCGCGCGGTCTTGCGGAACAGCAAATTGCCCTGATAGTCGGCTTTCTCGGCCCGGATCAGCGCCACATCGGCGCGGATGCCGCGCTCCTGAATATAGGTTTCGCCGTCAAACTCTTCATGCTTCTTGCCCTCGGCAATCACCGTGCCGACACCGGTCTTGGTATAAAAGGCGGGGATACCGGCACCACCGGCGCGCAATCGTTCGGACATTGTGCCCTGCGGACTGAATTCCAGCTCGATTTCCCCCGCCAGATAGGCCTTTTCAAAGGTTTTGTTGTTGCCGACATAGGAGGAGATCATCTTGGCGATCTGGCCGCGCTCGATCAGCTTGGCGAGACCAATGCCATCGATACCGGCATTGTTGGACACCACCGTCAGCCCGGTAACGCCGGTCTCGGCCAGCGCATCGATCAGACTTTCGGGCATACCGCAAAGGCCGAAACCGCCACAGGCGAGCAGCATGTTATCCTTGACCTGACCGTCCAGCGCCGATGCAGCAGACTCGAATATCTTGTTCACGAAGTGCTCTCCAGCGATGACCGTCCGGGCGGTGCGTTTTGTATTTCGACGATAAAGGCGGCGGTGGAATAGGATGACACCGAATAGGGCACGGCATAGGTCAACACGATCTTCCACCAATAGGGCCAGTCCCCGATCAGGATGGCATCACCGTGGTTGAGCAGCACCAGCAACGTGCCGACAATCATACTCACTTTGATCGCGCGCCTGATCGTGACCGGCAGCAGCAGCGCACCCCAAAAACTGGTGTCTTGCGGCACCGTCATACCGCCTCCAGCGCCAGTGCCGCGCCCTGACCGACGCCGACGCACATGGTGGCCAGCGCCAATCGCCCCTTGCGGCGCTTGAGTTCACGCGCAGCCGTCATCGCGATGCGTGCGCCGCTCATACCCAGTGGATGGCCGAGTGCAATCGCGCCGCCATTGGGGTTGACATGATCGGCATCATCGGAAACCCCGAGCTGCCGCAACACCGCCAGCGCCTGCGAGGCAAAGGCCTCGTTGAGTTCGATGACGTCATAATCTTCGGTGCTGATGGCGTGGCGCTGATTAAGCGCTTCCACCGCGCCGACAGGCCCGAAACCCATGATACGCGGGGCGATGCCCGCACTGGCAAAACCGACAATCCGTGCCAGCGGCGTCAGGCCATGGCGCTGTATTGCGGTTTCGCTGGCGACGAGCATCGCCGCGGCACCATCATTGACGCCCGAGGAATTGCCGGCGGTGACCGTGCCGTTTTCGCGGAACGGTGTCGGTAGCCGGGCAAGTTTTTCAAGGCTGGTATCGGCACGCGGATGCTCGTCCGCCGTCACGGTCTCGATCGTGCGTTTATCGATACGCACCTCGATAGCGGCTATCTCCTCGCCCAGCCGTCCATCTTGCTGCGCCCTGGCCGCACGCTGTTGCGAGCGCAGTGCGAACGCGTCCTGATCCTTGCGCGAAATGTCGAAATCCGCGGCGACGTTCTCGCCGGTTTCGGGCATGGAGTCGGTGCCATAGGCCTTTTGCAAAGCGGGGTTGATAAAGCGCCAGCCGATAGTGGTGTCATAGACTTCGGGGGTGCGCGAAAAAGCCTTGGCCGGTTTCGCCATGACGAAGGGCGCGCGCGACATCGATTCAACCCCGCCCGCCAGCACCAGATCGGCATCGCCGGAGCGGATCATCTGGGCTGCGCTGGCGACTGCGTTGAGGCCCGATGCGCATAGCCGGTTCACGGTCACGCCGGGCACGGTTTCGGGCAGACCGGCGAGCAAGGCGGCCATGCGTGCGACATTGCGATTGTCCTCGCCCGCCTGATTGGCGCAACCGAAGATGATATCATCGATATCGTTCGGGTCGCATGACGATGCTTCGGTCAGAACCGCATTGATGGCATGTGCCGCCAGATCGTCGGGGCGAACAGACGACAATATACCGCCATAGCGCCCTATCGCGGTGCGTTTGTTTTCGCATAGAAAGGCTGCATGTGTCTGGGTCATTCGGGGCGCCTGCCTTCCCATGCATTGTGCAGAAGGGTCTCCAACGGTGCGGCTTCGAGCCGGCGCGGATTATAATAGGGGTTTTCCAGAGTGAGCTGGATGGCCCGCTCTATGCCATCCTCGGGCATGCCCAGTTCGCGCAGCGATGTCGGCACGCCGGCATTTTTCGCGATATCGAACAGCGCTGCTGCCGGATTTTCCGATCCGGTTGCGCGTTTTAAGCGCTCCACCGCATCGGGAATGGCGGGCATATTATAGGTCAATGCATGCGGCAGAACCACGGTGTGCGTTTCGGCGTGGGGCAAGTCGAAACTGCCGCCGAGAACATGGCACAGCTTGTGATGCAGCGCGACGCCGCCCAGCCCCAGACAGGTGGCGCAGAGCCATGCACCGTAAAGCGCATCACTACGCGCTTCGCGATCACGCGGGTCACCGGTTGACAGACGAGCAAGTGCGTCGGTGAGGGCGCTGATCCCGGCTTCGGCCATCAGGGACAGCACCGGATTGGCATTTTCGGCATAGATGGCCTCAACTGCATGGGCGATGGCGTTCATGCCGCTGGTGACGGTCATCGCTTCGGGCAGACCCAGCGTCAGGTCGACATCATAGATCACCGTTTCCGGGAGCACCCTGGGTGTCGACTGGGTGGTTTTCTGGCCGCCCTCAGTCTGGCCGATAATCGCCGTCATTTCAGAACCGGCATAGGTGGTCGGTATCACCAGCTGCGGCGCATCGTTGCGCAGCGCTATTGCCTTGCCCAAACCGATTGTCGAACCGCCGCCGAGTGAGACCACGCCATCCGCGCCGGACTCCTCGAAACGGCGCATGGCGCGATCAGTAACATCAACCGGAGTGTGCATCGCCGCTTCTGAAAAAACCCCTGCCGAACGCGCGCCCAGCGATTTTGATAGCGCTTGTGCATCCTCGCCCTGAAACTCTGTCGACAGTAGCAGCGCGCGATTGACGCCAAGGCGTTCGAGTTCGTCAGCGGTTTGCGATAATGTGCCCTCGCCAAAGATAACCCGCGCCGGGTTGGCGAGATAGGTGAAATTCCGGCTCACGCAGCTACTCGCGTAATATGAGAAAGCGCATCGCGGGCGATGTCCAGCTCGTCACTATTGTCGCTGTCGAGCAGCGGCAAGAAATTATGACCGACCTGCGGATAGACTTTAAGCGTCATCGCAGACACATCCGGTGCCATTTCGGTCAATTTGGCAATATTCTCGGTGCCGACCGAAGCATCTTCCTCGCCGAGCAGCATGGTGAACGGCTGGGTGACGCTGCTGATATAGTCGAACGGCACCTGCAAAGGGTCGCTATTGGGCAGGCCCTGGGGAAATCCGTAAAGCCCGACCAGATCGGCATCCAAGCCGCGTCGGGCCAGTTCAAAGACATAAAGCCCGCCAAGGCAGAAGCCGATAACCGCATCAATGCCTTGCTCTTTGGCAAAACTCTCGAAGCGATCAACAAACGCCTTGTCCGCTACCTGGTTGCGCCGCGCAAAGGCAGCTTCGCGGGTGTTTTCCGGAAGATCGCCCAGGCCAGCAAAGGTATCGACCAGGAAGACATCTGCACCGGACTGCTGCAGCAAGGTAGCTAGGCCGCGATAGAAATCGTTGCAGCCATAAATATCGGGCAGCAGCGCGACTTTACGGCCATCAGGATTGGCGAAATGATAGCCTTCCACCGCATCTTTGAATTCTGTTGAAGCACTGGGCTGCGGAAAGGCGTTAATGGGTGCGCCATGGCACATGACCGGTTCTCCCGTTCAGATCGAGACAAATATGCCGGGCCATAGCGACCCGGCGAGTTCTTTTTTGCACTGTCGGAACGATGCCCAAAAGGATACTGGGTCACCGTTCCGACAGTGCAGAATAGTTACGGCTTAGGCAGCCATCTGGCTTTCGGCTTGTGGCTCGATCACCAGATCAGCCTCCAGCACACGCTTACCGTCTTCGATAAGCTCGGGATAAATAAACTGCTCGGGGACAATGCCTTCGCAGCAATCGGAATGGGTATATTCATCCTCTGCGAAATACAGCTGCGTGGTGAGATCACGATAGCCCGGGTGACGCACTTTGAGGTGCACATGCGCAGGGCGCCAGCTATGCCGACCCATCATCTCGAGCAGCGCACCAGTTGGGCCGCTATCGGGAATCTTGTAGGCAACCGGAACCGTGCTCTCAAACTGGTACTGACCCTGCGCATCGGTGCGCACCTTGCCGCGATAATAGTCAACCGGAATACCCTCATGGATGCCGCCATATTTGCCATCGGGCGTGGAGTTCCACATATCGACGAGAACATCGGCGAGTGGCTGGCCGTCAACATCCTTGACCGTGCCGCGGACAATCATCGGCTGGTCATCGGCATAGGCATCCATCGTCTTCATCTTGCCGTCTTCGAGAACCGGCGCTGAATCGAGGAAATAAGGGCCCTCCATATCCGATGGTGATGCCGCGGGATGGGCGTTCTGGTTAATCACACTCACAATTGACGTGTTGAGGAAAACATCAATGAAGAGCGGCAGTTCGCCAGATTCCGCGATCTTCATCATATAGCCGATGGCGGCGCGATATTCCTCAAAGCTGATATTCTCATCGCGCACGGCACCGCGGACCGCCTCGACGATGGTGCTTACTACCTGATCCAGTCGATTATTAGCCATTTCCTGTATTTCCTCTCCGTCGTGAAAGTGACGAAAAGGGTAAGCGCGATGGGGAAAGGCGTCTAATACCTTTTCCTGTGGCCGAAAATACTGCGCGGGTATTGCATCATTCTGGTCAAGAGCGCCTTCAACCCTCGCCCACATAAGCACCAAATAACAATGTCGCCGCCCGAGCCCGAACTTGATGCGCAAGCGGTATCATATTCGTACACCGAGAGTATTTCCTGCCCTGCACGCGCCGCCTTAAGGTTCTATTGTGCAGAAGAAGGTATTCTTATGAGTAAAGTCCAAATCGAGCGCGTCGAGACCGTTATCGTGGATTTGCCACTGAGACGGCAGCAGCGTTTTGCCGCTATCGGCGCTTCGACAACGGCCATAGTGCTGGTCAAGATATGGGCTTCTGGTGGCATTGTCGGTATCGGCGAAGGCTGTACGCCCTCGGGACCGTGGTGGTCGGGCGAGAGCGTTGAATCGATCAAGCTGAATATTGACGCACATATCGCCCCCTTGATCATCGGCAGGGATGTGTTTGATCTGCGCGGTATATCTGCCGAGGTTGATCGCAAGCTGTTCGGTAATCCCTTTGCCAAGGCGACGGTCGAGATGGCGCTGCTCGATATTCAGGGCAAGATTGCCGGTGTTCCGGTTCATGATCTGCTGGGCGGCAAACAGCGCTCCTCGCTGCCTTGTTCCTGGCCCTTGGCAACCGGCGATCCGGGTGAAGAGATCGAAGAGGCAAAAGAACATCTGGCGCAAAAGCGGTTCAAGCTGTTCAAGCTCAAAATGGGTTTTCTCGAACCAGAGACCGATGTTGCGCGCGCCTGCGCCATCGCAAAGGCGCTGGAAGGGAAAGCAAGCGTCAGGGTAGACCCCAATGAAAGCTGGGACGAGGCGACCTGCAAATGGGCCATGCCCCGAATGGCAGACGCCGGCATCGCTATGGTCGAACAGCCCATGGCCCGCTGGAATGTTGACGGTTTTGCGCGCATCACCGCGCAGACAAAAATGGCCACAGCGGTCGATGAGAGCCTGTGCACCATGGATGATGCCTTGCGGCTTGGCCGTATGCACACCGCGGATCTGGTCTCTATCAAGGTGATGAAGCATGGCGGACTCACCAATGCTCGCCGCATAGCCGATATCGCCATTGCCAGCGGCATGTCGATTTATATGGGGACATTCCTCGAATGCTCGATCGGCACAGCCGCCGGTATGCAACTTGCCGCAACCTTCAGCGATCTGCCTTATGGCGGCGAATTGTCCGGAGCCAATCTGATCGCCGAAGATATTGCGGTGCGGCCAGCGCGCTATGAGAATTTTGAGCTGCAGCTGGAAGAAGGCGTTGGGCTGGCGGCGGAGGTCGATGAGGACAAGGTCGAGGCGCTACGCCGCGACCGCAGCCGTCTCTCCATCGCTGTCTGAAAAGCGATTGCGATACAGAGGCCGCTCTATCTGTCGATCGCAAAGCGATCCGGCTGCTGCCGAATAGACCGCAGAACACCGAGAAAACGCCGTAGTAACGCGCTGGTATCCGATTTTCGGTAAATGATGCTCACCGGGCAATCATCGGTCAGGGCGTCGGGCTGGAAGAAATCGACGCCATACCAGTTCATGCCGATCATCGAGATCGGGACAACACAGACACCGGCGCCAATCGCCACCTGCATCAGCGCCGCGCGGCCATCCTCAACCACCATGGATATCGTCGGCGAAACACCCTCGCGCTTCAACATCGCGACAGTGGCATCAGCGAAATTCGGTCGGCCTGCAGATGGGAACAGGATCAGAGGTAACATGTCAAAAACATCACGCCAGTTGCTTTCATCAACGGCAATGCCGGCACTGGTCGGTACGCATAGAGCGACGCCCTCATTGATTACTTCCTCGATAACCAGTCCTGGCTCATTCGGATAGTAGCGCCCGAAACCGAGATGCAGCTGCCCTTGCTTGAGCGCATGCACCTGCTCCTTCTTGCTCATCCTGCGCAGCGAGAGATCGACCAGCGGATTGTCCTGTTTGAAAAGCTGCAATATGTGGGGGACAATCGAATAGGAAACCGAGCCAAAATAGCCGATTTCTATAACCCCGAGTTCGCCTTTCTGGGCCGCTTTTGTCCGTTCGGCTCCTCGCTCCATCTGCGCCAATATGGAGCGCGCATCCTCGAGAAAGACCTTGCCCGCTTCGGTCAGCTCGGTTCCCTTGCTGGTGCGTTTCAGCAATAACACGCCAAGCTCATCCTCAAGCTTGTGCATCTGGCGGGTTATCGGTGGTTGCGAGACATTCAGACGGCGCGCTGCATGGCCGAAGTTTTTCTCTTCAGCAACGGCCACAAAATAGCGCAACTGTCTGATTTCCAAATCGGCCTCCCGGGTGTTGCAACCTGTCTAACAAGAGCAATGTTCCAATGTGGTAATACCTAATCGGTATGTAGCTGGCAAGCCGTGGACCGCTTGGCGATACCGTTCCTTTTCCGTCCTCCCCGGCAGTATCATGCTGTTTCATATAGAAAAAGCAGCCCGCCTGAATGGTTCGGAATGGCCGACACTTCCTTCCGGTATGGAAATGAAACGGACAAGGTATTGGCCAGAAAGCAGCAATATTCGCATTTTTTCGGAAAAATTAAGGCACATGCGAGAGGAGATTTTCATGGCGGAAACAGTGAATGTCGACGTGCTTGTCGTTGGTACGGGTCCGGCGGGTTCTGCGGCGGCATTAAGTCTGGCTCGCAACGGGATCAGAGCCCTGGTCATCAATAAATTCGGCTGGACGGCGCGGACGCCGCGCGCGCACATCACCAATCCGCGGACCATGGAGGTGCTGCACGATCTCGGTGTCTATGACGAGGCGCTCAAACATGCCGTTCCCAATCACCTCATGGGTGAAAACACCTATTGCACAAGCCTGAGCGGTATCGAGATCGGTCGGATTCGCACCTGGGGTAATTGCCCGGATCGAGACCATAATTACGCCATCTCTAGCCCCGAAAAAACCTGTGATATCACACAGAATCTGCTCGAGCCGGTCCTGCTGGGTTCGGCTGCGCATAGCGGTGCCCAGGTGCTGTTTCATACCGAGCTTATCGACTACACCCAGGATGATGGCGGGGTGACGGCAAAGCTGCGCAACAATGTGACCGGCGAAGAAACCACCGTGCGGTGTCAATATCTGATCGGGGCAGATGGTGCCAATTCCCGGGTCGCGGACATTGCCGACCTGCCGCTCGAAGGGGTGCATGGCAAGGAAGGCTCGATGAACATCGTTTTCGATGCCGACCTGTCGAAATTTGTCGAGCACCGACCCAGCGTTCTGTACTGGATCATTCAGGATGGCTCGGATGTCGGCGGCCTGGGAATGGGCGTGGTTCGCATGGTGCGCCCATGGAACCGCTGGCTCGCCATCTGGGGCTATGACCTAGCCGCCGGCCAGCCTGAAGTTGACGAAGAAAAGGCCATCAGCGTGGTGCACAAGCTGATTGGCGATGACACCGTTCCAGTATCCATTGACTCTATCTCCTTCTGGACCGTGAACGATGTCTACGCGACCCGGCTGAGCAACGGCCGGGTCTTTTGTATGGGCGATGCTGTACACCGGCATCCGCCGACCAAGGGGCTGGGATCAAACACGTCAATCCAGGATGCGTTCAACCTCAGCTGGAAACTCGCGCTGGTGCTGAAGGGGCAGGCTGATGCCTCACTTCTGGACAGCTATTCGGTAGAGCGCGCCCCGGTTGCGAAGCAGATTGTCAATGGTGCCAATCGCAGTATCTCGACCTTTTACGGCATTATGGGTGCGCTTGGTCTCGACAAGGCGGAGGGACCGGACGGTATGCGCGATGCCTTGCTTTCCATTGGCGATGATACGCCCGAAGGTGAAGCCAAGCGCGCCGCACTCGATGCAGCGGTCTATAACACCCGCGACGTTTACGACAATCCCGGCATCGAGCTGCAGCATCGCTATACGTCTGATGCTATCTATGCCGCAGGAGATGTTGATCCCGGCTATGCCGGCGATCCGGAAGTGTTTGTCGAACAGACGACCTATCCCGGCGCGCGGCTGCCGCATGCCTGGGTCACGGTAAATGGCCAGCGCACCTCGATCCTCTATCTCTGCGGCGGCGCGCAATTCACCTTGCTCACCGGAATATCCGGCGGCGGCTGGATCGAGGCAGCGGCTGCGATCAAGCAGACGCTGGGTGTTGATATCAACGTGGTCCAGATCGGGGCGTTGCGCAAAGTGCAGGATGTTTACGGCGAGTGGTCACGCGTGCGCGAGATCGAGGAAAGCGGTGCGCTGCTCGTCCGTCCGGACCAACACATTGCCTGGCGCGCAAAAAGCTGGACCGCAGACAGCATCGCAGACCTGAAAGAGGTGATGCAGTCCATTCTGGGTTTCAAAAATGGCGATGAGAGCGTCGGCGCAGCGCAGGAAAAAGAGCCGGTCAAGGCCTGAGCGCATGCGCAAGCCCGGCCCCGTGAGCGTCAAAAGACGGCGGGGGCTGGCAACATAAAAAGTCAACGGAGAGGGATAATGGCTAAGTCAAAAACAAGGATATATTTGCGCAATATGGGGATCGGCGTCTGCCTGATACCGTTCATCAATGGTGTCGCATTGGCGCAGGTTGATGCAAACGAGCCCCAAGCGGCTGAACAGGAACCCGATGAGAATGTTGTTGTTGTCACCGCGACCAGACGTGCGGAAAGTATTCAGGATGTCCCTGTTTCTGTGGCCTCTGTCGATGCCGAACTGATAGCCAATACCGGCTCGATCGATATTGCGGATATCTCGCTTTATGTGCCCAATTTCGAGTTTTCCGACTCAAGCATTCTGCCCAATCTCTACATTCGCGGCATCGGTTCGGGTACAACCCACTCAGTCGAGCAATCGGTCGGCCGGTTTGTCGATGATATCTATATCGGCCGTGCGGCGATCAATCTGCACCCGCTTTTCGATGTCGGCAATGTCGAAGTCCTGCGCGGACCGCAGGGCACATTGTTCGGTAAAAACACCATTGCCGGCGCGGTTATTCTCAACACTCAGGATCCAACAAGTTCCTTTGAAGCGGGCATCAGCGCCTTTGCCAGTGATTTCAGCACAGTGGGCGGAACCTATGGCTATGAAGCCTATCTTTCCGGTCCGTTGACCGACAATCTGAGAGGCCGGGTTTCGGCATTTTACCGTGATCGCGATGGCTATATTGAAAACCGGCTTCCTGGCCCTGATGGCGGAACGCGCGAGGACGTTGCCGTGCGTGGCAAGCTGCAATGGGACGCAGGCGTTAACACCACCGTTGATCTCAAGCTGGAATATTTCACCTTTGATGAGGAAGGCCAGACGCCATCTGAGGTCACAAGCGCGAATTTCCCAGGCGGGCCTCTTGCAGGGCAACCGGTTCCGGAGAGTTTCTTTCAGCGCTTCTCGCCTGATTTCAGCTATGATCGCGACTGGATGAGCGACTATGATTGTACTGCCCTGTTGGGCGGCCAGACATTCTGTCCGGAACGCAATCAGGACACGTTCAACGTCACATTGGGCATCAATCAGGAAATCCCGGGTTTCGGTACCATCACCTCAATCACCGGTTTTCAGACGGTTGAATTCCTGCACCGTTTCGTCGCGCTCGAAGGTGGCGTCGCGGGTGGCGGCCTGCGCGCGACGCGGGACGAGGAATATGAAGGCTTTACCCAGGAGATACGCCTGACCTCGGAAGAGTTTGACAGCTATGATTTCATCATCGGCGCCTATTATGAGAATAGTGAAGTTGTCCGTCTGCAATATGACGACACCGACGTCGCAACCTTCTTTGGTGGCGGTCCCGTCAACTCTTTAATCGAAGACTGGACACAGGACACAGAGACTATCGCCGTATTTGGCCAGTTCCGCTGGCGTTTTGCCGACAGATGGTCGGCCATTCTTGGCGGTCGCTGGTCCTATGAGGAAAAGGACTTTACCTTCTTCAGGCGCCAGGGTGCCTATGGCGCAAACCCGGCAGCCGAACGCGCAACCGCAGGGCAGGTTGCAGGAGATTTTGTCGACTCTTTGAGCCGCGACGAAAACCGCTTCACCCCGTCATTTACGGTACGATTTGAACCCAATTCCGATCATATGCTGTTCGCATCGGTATCTCAGGGACATAAGACCGGTGGTTTCTCCGATCGACCGGAGCTGAATGACCAAGGGCAGTTCGAGATCAGCGAGTTTAACGATGAGCTCAACACCGCATTTGAGGTCGGTGCCAAGAGTAGCTGGTTCGGCGGCGCGCTGCAGACCAATTTGGCGGTATTTTATATGCTGATCGAAGACCTGCAGGTGGCGCGTGCTGTGCCCAACCAGTTCACCAACACCTTCCAGGTTCTCAATGCCGCAGAGGCAACCAGTTGGGGTGTCGAGTTTGACGCCAACTGGTCGCTCTCCGACAATTGGACCATTGGCGGGAATATCGCCTATACCAATGCCAGCTATGACGATTTCCCGGGTGCATCGGAAGATTGCCCGCCCGCTGGCGGC
The sequence above is drawn from the Parasphingorhabdus sp. SCSIO 66989 genome and encodes:
- a CDS encoding TonB-dependent receptor, which gives rise to MAKSKTRIYLRNMGIGVCLIPFINGVALAQVDANEPQAAEQEPDENVVVVTATRRAESIQDVPVSVASVDAELIANTGSIDIADISLYVPNFEFSDSSILPNLYIRGIGSGTTHSVEQSVGRFVDDIYIGRAAINLHPLFDVGNVEVLRGPQGTLFGKNTIAGAVILNTQDPTSSFEAGISAFASDFSTVGGTYGYEAYLSGPLTDNLRGRVSAFYRDRDGYIENRLPGPDGGTREDVAVRGKLQWDAGVNTTVDLKLEYFTFDEEGQTPSEVTSANFPGGPLAGQPVPESFFQRFSPDFSYDRDWMSDYDCTALLGGQTFCPERNQDTFNVTLGINQEIPGFGTITSITGFQTVEFLHRFVALEGGVAGGGLRATRDEEYEGFTQEIRLTSEEFDSYDFIIGAYYENSEVVRLQYDDTDVATFFGGGPVNSLIEDWTQDTETIAVFGQFRWRFADRWSAILGGRWSYEEKDFTFFRRQGAYGANPAAERATAGQVAGDFVDSLSRDENRFTPSFTVRFEPNSDHMLFASVSQGHKTGGFSDRPELNDQGQFEISEFNDELNTAFEVGAKSSWFGGALQTNLAVFYMLIEDLQVARAVPNQFTNTFQVLNAAEATSWGVEFDANWSLSDNWTIGGNIAYTNASYDDFPGASEDCPPAGGTLEPDPVTGTPLCNYAGLPLIFAPEWKGGAFVQYEHVDFLGEWDVFARGDVNYSSGYFTELEYVPVLEQDDFATLNANITFRSPNDDFSVAFIGRNLTEAYSLAWGLQAGPSTFVAPNAPRELMVRLSWRY